The window TACCTTCAAGATTTCTAGTTTACGTATATTTTCGGTCGCCATTACTTAATCCAAGGGATATAACTGCGTGGATAGCCCTAGGTTCTTGCTGTTGTCCAGTTTTTGTCATTTGAGAAAAATTTAACAACTTTTGACCTTCGCTTTAGTTAATGCTTGCAGGAAGATGATTTCGTGATTGAAATAAAGATTATTAGCGCTAGTCCTGGTATGAGTACTCAAGAACAATTATTACAGCTAATACAAGCCAGAAAAACGGGTATAACCATCAAAGAGATTAAACGTATTCTTAATCGTCCCATATCGATGATTCAGATTCATCTTAGAGAATTAATTGCCGATAAAGCCATTATTACCCACAAAAATAGGGCGGGAGTTGGCTTGATTTACTATCCTGGTAAAAATATCGGTGTTGCTGACCAAATAATGTCGCAGGAAACAGCTATAAGCTATAAGCTATAAGCAATTTTTACTTTTCGGTAGGGGAACAAAATATTTTATAAGCATTACGCATTCACCAACACTTAATTTAGCAACGCCAAAATATCAATTAATAGTTATATTTATTTATTACGATAGTCCCTTCATGAAACAGCCTAAAAGAATTATTTTAGCTTTAGTTTGCTTGGGCTTTGGCTTATTGCTTGCGATTCAATCTCGACCAGCTCAATCGATCGCAGATAATCAACTTAATTATCAAACTATCAAGCGATCGCAATATACTATTCATACAGTCACAAT is drawn from Pleurocapsa minor HA4230-MV1 and contains these coding sequences:
- a CDS encoding winged helix-turn-helix domain-containing protein, with product MIEIKIISASPGMSTQEQLLQLIQARKTGITIKEIKRILNRPISMIQIHLRELIADKAIITHKNRAGVGLIYYPGKNIGVADQIMSQETAISYKL